The Panicum virgatum strain AP13 chromosome 3N, P.virgatum_v5, whole genome shotgun sequence genome includes the window GCCGCGCCGACCGACCACCGCCGGGGAGAGGAAGAGGCGATGCGTCCTGGCCACCCGGGCTAGGCATCGGTAAGGCCGGTCGCGGAGCGGAGCAGCGGCTGGTGGAGACGGAGAGGCGACGCGCCGATCAGATCCGCCAGCAGGACCGGCCGCCGAGCAGCCGAGAGGCAGGGGAgagggtggccggcggcgcggacggggCGGGCGGGTGAAGGCTGCCGGGGAAGGGGCAGGGTCGTGGGATTGGAGACGGATGGGGGATGGATTGCGACAGGAGAGTATGGATAAGAACAGGAACCATGTATCGCGTCGCTTCGATCCGAACCGAGAGAGTTCCAGATGCCCCCGCCGAGTCGTAAAGCCAAACACCTGGATTGCTCCTGCTGCAGATCGGACGGATGTTACAAACCAGCGACGTGGCCTCACGAGAGAAGAGATATGGTATACAGAAATAGAGAATATGAAATAGAGAATATGGTAGATATGATGCCTACCTACTGCTTGGGTGTTGAAACACAGCAAGTATAAGGATGAAATTTTCATATGACTGCAGCACGTACTGTCCTGGGGATCAGATGGATCGACGATGTTGGTGAAAGCCCGGTGGAGGTCGACGAGGTAGACATTGTCGCTGCTCGAAGCATTCAGCTTCTTCTCGAGGTCGCCGTTGTGGAAAAATGTGGCCAGGTTGCCGCGGCCCATGCATTCGGTGTAGTTGGACGGCCTGGTCTGCCACGACGTGCAGGCCAGTGGGTGCAGGTTGTTGACGAGGACCCTGGTCACGCCCAGCTTCCGCAGTCgctccacgccggcggcgatctCGCCCGTCACGTTCCCGATGAAGTCGAGGATCTCGCTCTCGTCGCTCATGTTGGCGACGCGCGCGTAGTCGTTGCCGAAGATGGCCACCAGCGCGACCGACTCCCGAAGCAGCCATTTCCCGATGTCATCACCGTCGAGCATCTTCTTGAAGGAGTCGATCTGCTTGGTCAGGGTCGGCGCCTTGTGCGGCACCTCGAACACGCCGGCGCCACCCATGGCGAAGTTCACGCCGAACTTGTCGCCATTTGTTCTCTTTCGTGTCCCTGTACGTCTCGGGGGCCATGGTGCGCCCAAGAATCTTTGCTGCAACACGATGATGACGAATCCAATCATACAGATCGATTAATACAATCCAAATGCAAGTGAGATCGATCGATCTTATCAACAATATAATTAATGTAGATTGTATTAATTAATTACCCATGAAATTCCATTGAACAACAATACAATTAATGTAGATTGTATTAATTAATTACCCATAAAATCCGAACGAACGAAGCCGTTGGAGAAGCGCCCGGTTGGATCCTAGAGAAACCCATGAGAGCACCCGTAGGGTTTGTACCACTGGCGAGTAACTTGGCTCAAATCTGCCTTGGGGAAGTTCCCGGTGTCGGCGAAGGAATCTCCAAACACGAATAGCCCATTGTACCAGTGGAAGCTGCCCGAGGTCCGAGCAGACTCGATGTGCGAGGCTGTTGTAAAAACAAATGGCGTTAGGAACAGGAGATGATAAACGATGAAGAAATACTATAGCGTATATGAAAAACGCGGTAGCCATGCATCACCATTAGCAAGACGAGGAGGCAGATCGATGAAAGGAGGATGGCAGGGAGCCTGACGGCCATCGTTGGTGCTGCACGTACGACGAAGCTAATGGTgacggcggcgcgtgggcagAGATGTGGTGGAGAGGGAGAGCAATGGCGAGcagcgcgggcgacggcggcggtggcgggaagGTGGGTGCTGTACGACGCGTGGAGCTCGGGAAAAGACGGCTGCGGGTCTGCGGGGTTAAATAGGGGGTGCCGCACCGAGCGAGTTGTGCGACACCGCCCAGATGACTGACGCGTGGCAGATCATAATGCAAACCTCCGCTCGCTGATCTCGGAGTCGTTGAGCCAGGAGAAACTAAGGAGCCGGCTTGAGTTGAATTGCAATGAGCAACTCAAGCCGCTACAGAACACAATCAAGCCGAGCCACGGGCTAGGGATGATGCACTCTTCCGTTTCGCTGATCGCGGTGACCTTAGGGACCGCCAGCGTCGCGCTCGTCGAGCACTTCCTCCTGCAGATTCAGAGAGCTGTGCTTATGGATCCCAATTTCAATACTACATTTTACTTGCAAAAGATCTCCAAGCACCAAGAAAGGCAATTCCTTGCAAAGTTCTTCACGCAGGAACTAGATTTCAGAGAGCAAAACCACCGGTTCATCAACATCTCCGGCCTCCGGGAAGGTCGAGCCGCTCATCAACGACGCCTTCTTCTTCCTGCCCTTCCTTGGACACCAGCCGGTGACATGATCTTCTACACCCGTGACGGAGTAAGTAGATGAAGTTCGACGGCGATCGCCGTAGACGACAACATGACGAACGCATGAAGAGGGGGCAACTCGATCTGATCGACATGGCCCATCGATATCGAACCGGCTGGAGAGAACAAGCCCTCACGGCTCAACAGTCTGGTGCGGCCTGCGGCTGATCTGCCTGCGGATAGGGATAGGCTCGCCACAAGCATGTGCCTGGTGGGCCAGCGTGCCACGCGTCGATCATCTTGGCAGTGTCGCACAACTCGCGCGGTGCGGCACCGTCGCAGAGAATTCCTTTTCCTGGCCGTAGGCCGGCCACCCGGTCCCGAGGCAGTGGTGAAAGGATCGAGTGCTCTGGCCTATTAGGTGGAGGAGGTGAATTAGACATtaataaaaactttgacctatgactccaactagtttgcacaaaatttaaactaaaacatgctatctagatgtgtaactaggttgttctagtgtgaaacccctatcccaaaagagtttagcaacctatagcatttcctatcaagaaaatATTCTATAAAAGTAAAAGCACACAAATTACTAGTATGAAATACGGAAgtttaatgagcgggataggagatagcaaactcttgacgcgggtgtttatcccgtggttcggttagccacaaaggcacacctatatccacgttgttgtagcactcactaagagtattgctactcggccactaagtctcttccgtgaacacaatcacggtcaccttggcaccgggttccactaaggagcttctccacaaaggatgggggtttccacgtcccccgcacaaagtgtcgtcgccgctccacaccaagtcggagggtcgatgacgttgccggcgagctccaaagctccaaggtgccggcgcaccaaactcttgttttggttcactagagaaccacagcacaaaggctcaaggccttgcaatcacactcactaagagctaacatttacacaacactctcaaagtgtgctaagggctaaggatatgatcttgatgctcttggatgtcttggagatgttctttggtgtgtgtgggatgttcagcaactccagcaagcatAAAATGACtagggtgaggcgtatatataggccaccaagtcttgtagccattgctccaacggtcagcagaaaatctgcgtatcatcggatgaaccgatgccacTAGCTGGGGTAGCGTAGGTTCATCCGGttactcataacccgaagtagccgttgaactcctgacagctgacacagtgaccaccggttgaaccgatgcttagccgtcggttaaaccggtcactcacagcactcaactcttCTGTTGACGttattacaccgatggtatgcaccgatgcttcaccggttcaaccggtgctgaagacttggctcttgcgcgacttgcatcgtctctggaacacagtacgcccaatgcaccgatgcccccttttgaaccatcggttcatccggtgcctataaactgacttggcttcgattcccttctgtaCCAAAATACcatggcatcggttcttccgacaaccatcggatgcatcgatactcatgcgtcggttcttccggtgctaccgactgaagagctttcagggcgctgccctgagacctgcgaggggcggctcccccctcgacccccgtccgctaaccgggtagcggaacacccgtaggggcggcccttcggcctagctacgcctatcttctctctctttgtcatcacttgaacctaaaagcctgagaatggtcatcttaacaatcatattagtcccattgattgcgttgtcatttgatcaccaaaattactcgaaatgacataaatggtgccatgttcgtttcaagTGGACTCATGTACCGGCGTTGCGTTCGCCCGGCACCGCCGCCCGGCGCTCCTACTTCCGCGACGCCGTCTGGGGCTTCTACTTCCACGCCTCGTCCGGCGAGCACCGCCTCCTGTTCTGTTGCGAGATCACCCCGAGCGGGGAGGACGTCTACTTCTGCGTCGTCTCGGTtggcagcgccgcgccgcctcggcgGCTGACTCGTGATACTGATCTCCTGCCCGGGCTCGGCTACGGGTTTCCCGTGCCTTATCGTGGGGCCCTGCATTGGTCGTGTCAGCTCCCGCTAGACGACGAGAACGGCTACgacatactccctctgtccctaaATAAATGTCGCTGTTTATGTGCGTGCTGCGAGTTTAACTCGATTTATAGCAAATTATATTGAGTCTCCAAATAATTTTGTTAAAAAACTAAATTCAAATATTTTTCCAGTGATACTAATTATGTATGATAactattaatattttttaatataaaattaatcaaagttATTTTTCGAGAAGCGCAAACCATACTTAATAGGGACGGAGGGAATATTGGCGTTCGACATGGCTTCCGAGACGTTCCGGCTGATTCCGCAGCCGCCGGGGCTGGATGAGCAGGCAAGGGTAAGCGTGGTGGTGGCGGACCTGTTGGAGTTAGACGGACACCTCTGCGTCGCGGCCATGCAGGATTACGTGACGCTAGATATCTGGGCGCTGCAAGACTACGGGGCGGCCGAGAACCGGACAACCGGTGGATGCTGCGCCACCGTGTGAACGTGCAGCGGCCGCCGTGGTTGGACTTGAAACGCAACTCCGACATAATCTTCCCGATCAAGGCGCTCTCTGTTGGGAGCGGTGCCATCCTCATCGTATTCCCCTGCGCTGATGGCTGGTTGTACTCTCTCAAAGAGAATGGGGTGCACAGGAAGATCGATTTTATGGGTTCGCCTGTGGTCGGATTCAGCGAGAGCCTTGTGCCGCATGCTTTCTTCGACTTGCCACGTACGGTGCCCCGAGGACGTACCACTAAACTTCTCCAATCGGTTGTTTAACGAGATGATGATGGCCAGGGTAGGACCACCTAGATGCTAGCTAAGTAGCTATCGTCCGATGTATCGAGTGTTCATTCAATAAACTTCGAGTTTTCTTGCGTTTCTTCCTTTAAttatggccttgtttggtttgacAAAAAAACTAGCGCGCACATTTcccgagaagagaatctcgcatgcataaagtgctaaatgaaatctatttacaaatatttttagaaatgggtgtaacttttcgcgacgaatctaatgacggtaattaatcgatgattagctacagtgatgctacagtaccatcctctaatcgcgcggtcaaagacctcattagattcttcagggtcactagcgcgggagttctgaagttggttttgtaaactgactttgtttgacaccgtaattagtggtcaaaattgTTACTATTCCTAGCGCGCTACAATTGTAGCGCGAACCAAACAATGCCATTGTTttttgggaaaattcgattcatgccaccacaactccgtgaaattgggtttcacgttgaaaatcatgccactcaatggcatagatttcaacatgaaatccaacttcgtgaaattgtagtggcatggatccaactgaccctttttTTTATGGATCCCTTCTTTCATTGTTGTTGCGTTGGACCAGTGCGCGGTATCTTGTCGAGAAATAATATATGCTCATGAGCTCATCTCTCATCAACTATGGACACGACAATGTAGTGCTTGATATTATTTAGAACAGTTGCAGCACATGGAGAGATCTCGGGAATTGAAAGTGAAATCTAAAGTTACAATcggggcgggggaggcggccGGCAAGCTAGGACACGTCACCTAAAAATCTGGAGCCGTACAATATTGATCGCGCGGCTTAAGACAGCAGTCAGTTTGTTTTGACTCCAACCGGCGACGCATACTGGGTCCCCGGTTGCCGCGTGCCATGCATGCTGCTTTAGTGTCGTCCGGGCGTTGCACCGCTCTGCTGTCGGATTTGAGGGTAAGTTGCTTTTCCCGCTGCTTTTTTTCTCCACATCCCTTTCGTCATCCTCTGCAAGCTTCCGTGCGCCCTTTGCTGCTTGTTCTTCTCTAGCATTTTCGTCATCTGCTAATCGTTGGCGATTTGCTCGTTCCTTTTGCTGTCCTTTTGTTGGGTCTGCGCGATTGATTTTGCTTCTGCTCCTTGTTTCCGCTCCGCTTGCCTATGCTGCTTAGAGACCGGAAGACTCGAGATCACGTTCCCTTAGCGCCAGGCCTGGGCAAAGGTAGCTAGCCTCGCCACGCCTAATGCAGCAGCACGCACGGCAGCACAGGCAGCTCGTGAGCTCATGACCACTTATCCAAAGACCaaagagaaggaaaaacaaCTAGCTAGGCATGCTAATGAAAACTATCTAACATTCTAACTAACATGTATAACTAACATGCACAAGGTCCTGGCTAAGAGAACTATGAACTACCTCCTATTTAAATTATCTTTGTCTCTTTAAACTGGATGTTTATGTACATATTTACTCCAACTTTATCAATAATGTTGCAGGTACTATACgatgtgttcgcttggctgtggctgatggctggtgctgatttgttatgagataaCAGTACTGCCAACTgactggtagctggtggctggtgctgatttggtatgaGAGCTGCTGGctagttggctgacaagccaagtgaacactgcggataTGATTTTCATGTACCAATTTCCTCCAATTTAGATCAACACTCTGCATTTTTAAATTAGTTAAAACTTCCACACCGTGCTAATTGAATATATTTGACAAATTATTTTGATTATGCACTCTAAAACACATCAACAATCCGCGCGCATGAGAGCGCGCCAAACACTAGTTAAATCAACAGTTAAACGATATCCCAACTGCACAGGGATGTGTCCAGTTAAAATGACCACGTATCATGCACACCTTGACCTGCTAACGGGGACCCACCATTTATCCACCCCACCCTAATGCTTATAAAAATCAAATGGCAACCCACCCCAACCCAAAAGTTCAACTAAATAACCCACTCCGTCTCGCTCCATTTCATGCTTAAACTCATGTGGGTATGGCTAGACGATCTACTAAGTAAAATCCTCCAACCCATATTTAACAATATACTAGGCAATTATGTCTGTACATTGCTACAGACAGagttggtataagtatcggATATGTATAGTTATTCATTcgttaatttgtagggatctaCGTGATCAAGTCGTGAATTGAGAGCTGGTTCAACTCGCATACAGGATGACTAAGAGCCACTCAGGGGCGGGCCGAGGGGGTATTTATGGGTATTCAttgaatacccattatttttACTAATCAAAGGTAATCTAGAACATACTTGAAAAAAATTAGTGTTAAACCAGTTAAGTTTTTGAAGGTTTTGGTTTTTTGAATACCCACTCTTCCGATTCTGAGCCCACCTCTGGAGCCACTTGTCAATGACACAAAACAAACCAACCtaaaaatttaggtggaaatttacttgctttagaaatagagatagATATATAGAGAAATTTAGTGGCTCCACTCTTAGCATGAGGTCCACGTGTAGTCCAGCCACACTTCTTTGCACTGACTAGCTGCCAGTAGTATTAAGTTATCTctaataaatttcagtcaaatTCGACAAAATGTTATAGTGTGAATGCGAGATTTTATTTCCAAGATCTGACTCTTAACGTGAGGCCCATATGTAGTTCTAGCCATATTGCTTTGCACGGGGGTAGCTACTAGTCATACTGAgttatctccaacaaatttcaatcaattttgataaaattttatagcgTGCACGTGAGGTTTTATTCACAGGATACGGCTCTAACGTGAGATCCGTGTGtaggtctagccacactgctttgcatagagtagttgtcagtcatactgagttatctccaacaaatttcaaccAATTTCGATTAAATTTTATGGTGTCAATGTgtgatttttaattttaatgtcCTGCTCTCAACACAGGAGCCACATTTATATATACTCATACTGTTAAGTTGACAAGTATTTGTAAGTCATACTGAGTCACCTCTAATAAATTTCAACCAATTATGCGAATGTGAGATTTTAAATTTTTAGGGTCTAGCTTTTGATTAACGTAGGCACTCCACCAAAAATACACTCATTTCAATTCGAATTTACGTAGAACCCGCTCTGCCCCGTCCTATTACCTAATGCTCCcttcgtttcaaattataattcatttTACTTTTTTACcacaaatttgaccactcatcttattcaaaaatttgtgcaaaatatcccttcttttgttgtggcttgctttattaataaaagttctacaagaataatttaaatttgactatgtttgaacaatttttttaaataagacgagtggtcaaatttaggGTAAAAGAAtcaaacgaattataatttgaaTGGAGTGAGTACAACTCATTTTAATCCATCCAAACACACTCCACAtcaaaatacaccaaaacctATTTCAACACACCCCACTAGCAGGCCTATGCACACCACTTTACTAGACTGAAAATTTCATCAAAAGAATTCTATATGTCCGCAAGACAGATACAGCATCATCAATGGCTGGACGATTAACAAGAATGCAAAAGGCGTAAGTGTCAGCTAGCTAGACAGTAACATGATGAAGCATGTCTTGAACTGCATTATCATTTATCAATTATCTGACAAACGTACCCAGAAATGCTGGCATGATACATCGATTGACCAAACAACTGTAGTCTGTAGAAAACGTTTTGTTTCAGAAGTGCGATGAAGCACCAGCCAGTGCTGCACTACCGAACACGTCACCTTGATCATTCATCAGGCACACACAGATCAACAACAGTCATCGAGTGGcagcaaagcaagatcgaaCAACAGGCGTGGTCTCAATGGAGATGGAGGCGAGTAGCTAGGTTGATGGACGTTGATGCGTTGTACCCGGACCCAGTGGCGGACATGTTCCGGCGCCCCGACCTGACCAGACCCCGTTGTTGCAGCAGCTGTACTGCAGGTCCCCGTCTCCGTATAGCATATCATCGGCAGCGCGTGGAAACTCCCGTCGTCCAAGAAGTAGACGCCTTCCTGAGATCTGGGGAAATGAGCAACCTCTGACGAAGGATCTGGAGCATGCAGCCGCGCCCGACGAACAGCATCCGGCCATCCGGCGCGGGCAGCTCGGTCCAGCTGCAGAAAGCATGGTCGAGGACGATACCGTCGGCGTCCACTGCCTGCTCCTCCGGCGTCATCCCGAACGCCCTGAACGACGACGTCACCTCTTGATGAGGCTGATCTCGCAAGACCGTCAGAACTCAGAAGCTCGCCGCGGCACTCGCGACGAGGTAGCGAGCGTCGGCGGCGCTATCAGGCCCACCGCAATATCATTCGGGTACTCGATCACTCCGCACTTGCAGTTGTTCCATGGGCCCTTCATTTTGGAATTCTGGCGTGCACGCGGGCAGATCCCCTCGCCGGGTGACGAAATGGAAGGCGGCGTTTGTGGTATATGACGTCCTCGGCATCCAGCCACGACGTGAAGTAGGCCAGCCTGCTCCGGGCGAGCCCACGGACTGAGGTTGATCAGCCCGTGGTAGTAGCTCTGGCCGTAGGGGACGAAAAGCCAGCCCCCAGGGTATGCGCCGAAGAAGGGCAAGCCCGCGAAGTGCGGGACGGCGATGCGGTGGGCGGTCACAGAGGACGCAGAAGAAGGACGCCCTGCGGGTGGCGCCGGGCgggagagcggcggcgctctggtACGGGAGGTGGAGACACGAGAGCTGGGGCGAGCTCGGGTCCTGCAGCACGACGTCGCGCAAGGAGCGGCACGCCCTGGCGGCGTGGACGCGGTCGGCGAGGAACGGCAAGCGACGGGCGATCTCGGTGAAGAGGTCGGCGTGGAGAtccgcccagcaccggcgcgcGCCCATGGGCGCCGCGCGGGAGCGGAGGGGTGGTTGCTGGTTTGGAGCGGCGGACCGGGCGGTTGGTGGATGGAGGCGGAAGAGAAAGGAAGACCGGTTCCCTTTGGATTCTTGTAGTCCGGGACGGGGCCGCGGGCCGGGCCGGTTGCCGAAATTTTGATGAGCTGGAAGccttggttttttttttgagtaacCGGTTTGTATTCATAAATATTTCTAATGGTTTACAATCCCAACAAAATGTCACTTTTGAAAGAAGAAAATTGCATTAAGATCTTGCAACTTCTCCTGGTCATCCTCATTGCCGGCGGCCAGAACAGACGCATTGAACTTGACCACCCTCCAGAAGAAAAACTTCAAATGTTTTAAAATGGAGATTTACTCCTTTTATAAGGTGAAATTGGCACCAAGAGCAGCATACCGGCAGCACCAACATGTTTTTTACCTGCTGAACGCACAAGCCTACCAAGACGGCCAGCTACCATCACATCGCGAACAGCAGGGAGCCTGCCGCCTCAAACACCGATATCCCCATTAGGTCGGCGAACAGAACACTCCGAAGGAGAAAGTGTGGGGTAGAAAACCAACCCAGTTTTGCAAGTTGGTAGATATACCTCCTAAGGATTCTTCCGTAGAATTTGGCATCAGTGCCGGTACCAATGAAAATGAGGGAGGGACTGCAGGGGATCTCACTGAGAATTAAAGCACCTATGAGGACTCCAGTTTCGGTGAGAGCACGCTTTATTCTCCATGGATCGTCACGGAAGGAAGCTCCAGATTCTTTAGAACTGCCACCGGATCCACCGCAACTGCCCCCTCCGAAGCAAAAGAGCCCGCAACCATCTAACAAGCATAGCCGGAAACTCTAAACCTAACTTAAGCAAACCTAGACTAATAGCCGAGGGTATGTACACTGGGCATCGAATCCCACGTCTCCCCTCCACCTCCGACGTCGAAACGGCTGCCGGAGTCGAAAAGAAGGATGCATAATCGACATCGAAAATAGAATTGCCCTTCTCTAGCTTTTTTTTAATGTTGTGTGAAGAGAGGCCAAGgggatatttaatttttttaccaTCATTACAAATGACATCTCTTCAAAAATCATCTTTACGAAAGTTTTTACAGATTTGCCACTGGAGCGAGAAGAGTACGAGACTCGAGAGCGCTCTGGCTATAGCTTGGCTTTCCTTGAGGGCGTGAAGCCCGGCCAGGCCACTTGTTGGTTCGGGCCAGTTCTTGGTCCCGCAAGCAGCCCATTGTCCCGCTGAATAGATCGCGGTCAAGCAGCAATGTTGGCTAAGGCTGTGTTTGGATGTAGGTATTGGAGCTTGGATTTTGGAATTGGCATTGGGAGCAGTGAATGCCGGCTGTTTGGATGTTGTGGAATTCGGAATTGGAAACTGAGCTCAATGCCAACCGGGTATTCATCCCACACTCATCCCCTATCCTCAATCCCGAGCTCGACCCCTCTGTATTCGTTGGCATTCACTTTTCCCCGTCCTCGCTTCTCTCTCAccctcgcctcctccgccgaCGGGCCGCGCGAGCCACGCCGCCCTCCCCATCCCGTCACAGGCGGGCCGTGCCGCCATCCCCTCCCTCAGCCGGCGGGTTGGCGAGCTGCGCCGTCCTCCCCTCTTTCGCCGACGGGCCGGCGAACCGCGCCGCTCTCCCCCTCCCGTCacaggcgggcggcgccgccctcccctcctTTCGCCGGCGGACCGGCGAACCGCGCCGCTCTCCCCTCCATCTGCCGGCGGGCTGCGCAGGGCTCCCCTACCTCACCCCGCTGGTAGGCTGCGCCACGGTACCCTCACTCCGCCGGCGGGCCTCACTGCGACGTCCCTGTGCTCCTTGGGCGGCGGATCTGGATGACTCCGCGGCGAGGCTCCCCTTCGCCGCCGAGCTGGGGCCCTCCCCTCTATCCATGGGTGCAGGAGGAGCTCCGACTGTGAAGGAGCTCCATGGCCGAGCAGAGCTATGGACGGGAGAGAGAGGATAGATGAGCAAATTCCAAAACAGAATGTAATAGCCATCCAAACATTAGAATTTGAATTGCGGCCCATTTCAATACCATGGGTGAATTGGTATGGAACCCAATTCAATACCAAGCCCTCCAATATCGACATCCAAACGCACCCTAAGTGATGATTGATGAGTCCGCTGCTGTCAAAACACCTAAACACACGAAAGTTATGTAACCCAAATGCAAACCGCCTCTACAAGTTTGCAGCATTCTGCTCGAACAAATCTCATGGCTTACAATAGTACAGTATAATCTACGGAGTATCGACTATGTAAGGAACAAGAGCTAGGAGCCTACTCATCACAAAATTCTCGAAGGTAACATGACAACTTCCAGTtaagccctgtttagttcccaaaaattttcatacaGTActatcttcggacacatgcatgtaaCATTAAATTCAGTAAAaagaaataactaattacacagttcaactgtaaataatacgataaatcttttaaacctaattaatctataattagatattgattgtcaaataacaatgaaagtgctacagtatacaAATCTAAAAAAtgtcaccaactaaacaccgtCTTACTAGCACTGCTGTACTGGCAGCCTTGCAACGTCAGGAAGGGAATGCACGGATTATCCATCGAAGTGCtaatcttttatttttgattcaAATAGAAGTGCTAGTCTTAGGAACGGTGAAAATCTAACCGACCAGATCGCGTAATAACTATGCCATGTGCAATCTATGGACCAAAGCTTGAGCTGTCGAGAAGCATCCACCATCATGGACCACGGGGAGGGGAAGCACCAACCCGAAGCAGCACGAACCGAGGGTGACCGTGAGCGAGACCAAAATTTTGGGAAGAGACCCACCAGCCAGTAGCAGAGCGCCAAGCAAGCGCCGGGCAGCAACGCAGCGCATCCACTCATCGTCCGGGAGTCCCTCCACCACAGCCACTAGCCAGCAAGGCCGCGGCTGCGCTCGCCCCCGCTCCCCTTCCCGCACGCACAAGCGCGACCAgatggccgccgccccgtcctcctctgccgccgcctgcTTCCTTTCCTCCCCGTGCCccctg containing:
- the LOC120667594 gene encoding GDSL esterase/lipase At3g09930-like, with protein sequence MGGAGVFEVPHKAPTLTKQIDSFKKMLDGDDIGKWLLRESVALVAIFGNDYARVANMSDESEILDFIGNVTGEIAAGVERLRKLGVTRVLVNNLHPLACTSWQTRPSNYTECMGRGNLATFFHNGDLEKKLNASSSDNVYLVDLHRAFTNIVDPSDPQDSHVAGL